From the Cyanobacterium sp. T60_A2020_053 genome, one window contains:
- the nth gene encoding endonuclease III yields the protein MRISKKKKAVEILSILKQLYPDATCSLDYETPVQLLVATILSAQCTDERVNKVTPHLFAKYPDAPSLASANREDIERLIYSTGFFRNKAKNIQGACVKIVTEFDGALPRTMKELLTLPGVARKTANVVLAHGFGIIEGVTVDTHVKRLSNRLGLTKNDQPVQIERDLMKLLPQPEWENFSISIIYHGRAVCNARAPRCAECALIHLCKSAPNLQSRTKI from the coding sequence ATGAGAATTAGTAAAAAGAAAAAAGCAGTAGAAATCCTCTCAATTTTAAAGCAGTTATATCCAGATGCTACTTGTAGCCTTGATTATGAGACACCTGTACAATTATTGGTAGCTACCATTTTATCGGCACAATGTACCGATGAGCGTGTTAATAAAGTTACTCCCCATCTCTTTGCTAAATATCCCGATGCGCCTAGTTTAGCTTCGGCTAATCGTGAAGATATAGAACGTTTAATCTACTCCACAGGATTTTTTCGTAATAAAGCCAAAAATATTCAAGGCGCTTGTGTCAAAATTGTTACTGAATTTGACGGCGCCCTCCCCCGCACCATGAAGGAGTTATTAACACTACCCGGGGTAGCGCGCAAAACCGCTAATGTGGTTCTTGCTCACGGTTTTGGTATCATTGAAGGGGTAACGGTAGATACCCATGTGAAAAGGTTAAGTAACCGTTTAGGTTTAACTAAAAACGATCAACCCGTACAAATTGAGCGAGATTTGATGAAATTATTACCGCAACCAGAATGGGAAAATTTTTCCATCAGTATAATTTATCATGGTCGTGCCGTGTGTAATGCACGGGCGCCGAGATGTGCGGAGTGCGCTTTAATTCACCTCTGTAAAAGCGCCCCCAATTTGCAAAGTCGAACCAAAATTTAG